One stretch of Priestia megaterium DNA includes these proteins:
- the ggt gene encoding gamma-glutamyltransferase yields MINGKSLSRSGKSSYRRETAVGKTGMVASAHPIATDAGEQVLRAGGNAIDAAIAVQFGLNVGEPMMTGIGGSGFFMVYHNESKTTKIFDGHSQAPKAAYPEMFLDENKEVIPFRKRSTHATAIGIPGILKAMEAARKEYGTKPLAELIEPAAKAAEAGVETNWVLGDILKTYAYRLGEHAKQLYSPNGKPMQEGDMINKKDLAKTFRILQEKGIEAFYEGEIAEAIISTIKEHGGFMELSDLKEYQIKIDEPVWGDYKGYRIASSNMPSAGGTTVLQILKLLEDFDVSQYDVKSWEKYYLFAEAMRIAFSDKIAFSGDPAYSDIPLKGLLNDEYIKERQKLINWKHKNEKVDFGNPWDYEKGQKVNVVRQPYEPERELSETTHFTVVDRWGNIVACTSTVEHPFGTGIMVKDHGFLLNNELTDFDAIPGGLNQADAGKRPVSCKSPTIVFKDSEPVLTLGSPGGPTIVGSVFQTLINVLDYGMDIKEAIEEPRIFNSTGSLIGWEAGVDMNAKGELEAMGFNFGDEPFPIGNVQGIQIDKENGRLFGAADSSREGKATGLDS; encoded by the coding sequence ATGATTAATGGAAAAAGTTTATCTCGTTCAGGAAAGAGTTCATATAGAAGAGAAACAGCGGTTGGAAAAACAGGAATGGTAGCCAGTGCTCATCCAATTGCAACAGACGCCGGAGAACAGGTGCTAAGAGCTGGAGGCAATGCAATTGATGCAGCAATTGCTGTTCAGTTTGGTCTCAACGTTGGAGAACCGATGATGACCGGTATTGGAGGCAGCGGCTTTTTTATGGTATACCACAATGAAAGCAAAACAACTAAAATTTTTGACGGGCATTCTCAGGCTCCTAAAGCAGCTTATCCTGAAATGTTTCTTGATGAAAATAAAGAAGTTATTCCGTTTAGAAAGCGTTCCACTCATGCAACAGCAATTGGAATTCCAGGGATTTTAAAGGCGATGGAAGCAGCTCGTAAAGAGTATGGAACAAAACCCCTTGCTGAATTAATTGAACCGGCTGCCAAAGCAGCAGAAGCAGGTGTGGAAACAAACTGGGTTCTTGGAGATATTTTAAAAACATATGCCTATCGACTAGGAGAACATGCTAAGCAGCTATATTCCCCAAATGGCAAGCCTATGCAAGAAGGAGATATGATCAATAAAAAAGATCTTGCTAAAACATTCCGCATTCTTCAAGAAAAAGGTATCGAGGCTTTTTATGAAGGTGAAATTGCAGAAGCCATTATTTCAACGATCAAAGAGCACGGCGGTTTTATGGAACTGTCGGATTTGAAAGAATACCAGATTAAGATCGATGAGCCCGTGTGGGGAGATTATAAAGGATACCGAATTGCTTCTTCCAACATGCCTAGCGCAGGAGGAACCACCGTGCTGCAAATCTTAAAGCTATTAGAGGACTTTGATGTGTCTCAGTACGACGTGAAATCTTGGGAAAAGTATTATTTGTTTGCAGAAGCTATGCGCATTGCATTTTCAGATAAAATTGCATTCTCTGGAGATCCAGCCTACAGTGACATTCCATTAAAAGGGCTTTTAAATGACGAATATATAAAGGAACGTCAAAAATTAATTAATTGGAAGCATAAAAATGAGAAAGTTGATTTTGGCAACCCGTGGGATTATGAGAAAGGCCAAAAAGTGAACGTTGTGCGTCAGCCTTATGAACCTGAACGTGAGCTTAGCGAAACAACTCACTTCACGGTAGTTGACCGCTGGGGCAATATTGTCGCTTGTACATCGACTGTGGAACATCCTTTTGGTACAGGAATTATGGTTAAAGACCATGGATTTTTACTTAACAACGAGCTTACTGATTTTGATGCTATTCCTGGAGGATTAAATCAAGCGGATGCAGGAAAGCGTCCGGTTAGCTGTAAAAGTCCAACCATCGTTTTTAAAGACAGTGAACCCGTACTCACTTTAGGGTCTCCAGGCGGACCAACGATTGTAGGGTCTGTGTTTCAAACGCTTATTAATGTCTTAGACTATGGAATGGATATAAAAGAAGCGATTGAAGAACCAAGAATTTTTAATAGTACAGGATCACTTATCGGTTGGGAAGCCGGAGTGGACATGAATGCCAAAGGAGAGCTAGAAGCCATGGGATTTAATTTTGGAGATGAGCCATTCCCAATCGGAAATGTTCAAGGTATTCAAATTGATAAAGAAAACGGCCGTTTATTTGGAGCAGCTGATTCCAGCCGTGAAGGAAAAGCAACCGGCTTAGACTCTTAA
- a CDS encoding glycoside hydrolase family 68 protein, translating into MKMKRVAKHTTAATLAAALLVGGGYQTFAKGNDSKDFNNSYGISHITRDNMVKIPQQQNSDQFKVPAFDESTIKNIASAKGKDASGNTIDLDVWDSWPLQNADGTVATYHGYQIVFALAGDPKDSNDTSVYLFYKKAGDKSIDSWKNAGRVFKDSDKFVPNDPHLKNQTQEWSGSATLTKDGKVRLFYTDYSGKQYGKQTLTTAQVNMSQPNDNTLKVDGVEDYKSIFDGDGKIYQTVQQFIDEGGYDTGDNHTLRDPHYIEDNGHKYLVFEANTGTEDGYQGEDSLYNRAYYGGNNPFFQSEKKKLLEGSNKEKASLANGALGIIELNDDYTLKKVMKPLITSNTVTDEIERANIFKKDGKWYLFTDSRGSKMTIDGIGQDDVYMLGYVSNTLTGKYKPLNDTGLVLHMNLDPKDKTFTYSHFAVPQTKGDNVVITSYMTNRGFYEDNHSTFAPSFLVNIDGSKTSVVKDSVLEQGQLTVDED; encoded by the coding sequence ATGAAAATGAAACGAGTTGCTAAGCATACAACTGCTGCTACATTGGCTGCAGCCCTACTAGTAGGCGGGGGATATCAAACATTTGCTAAAGGAAATGACAGCAAAGACTTTAATAATAGCTACGGAATTTCGCATATTACTCGCGATAATATGGTGAAAATTCCACAGCAGCAAAACAGTGATCAGTTTAAAGTTCCTGCTTTTGATGAATCAACTATTAAAAACATTGCTTCTGCTAAGGGGAAAGATGCATCGGGAAATACGATTGACTTAGATGTATGGGACAGCTGGCCATTACAAAATGCTGATGGAACAGTAGCAACTTATCATGGATATCAAATTGTGTTTGCCCTAGCAGGTGATCCAAAAGATTCGAATGACACGTCTGTTTATCTTTTCTATAAAAAAGCTGGAGACAAATCTATTGACAGCTGGAAAAACGCTGGAAGAGTGTTTAAAGACAGCGATAAATTCGTTCCAAATGACCCGCATCTTAAAAATCAAACACAAGAATGGTCTGGTTCTGCCACGTTAACGAAAGATGGTAAAGTTCGTTTATTCTACACGGATTATTCAGGTAAACAATATGGAAAACAAACGTTAACGACAGCTCAAGTAAACATGTCTCAGCCAAACGATAATACGTTAAAAGTTGACGGAGTAGAAGATTACAAGTCAATCTTTGACGGTGACGGAAAGATTTATCAAACGGTTCAGCAGTTTATTGATGAAGGCGGTTATGACACAGGGGATAACCATACGCTAAGAGATCCTCATTACATAGAAGACAACGGACATAAGTACCTTGTTTTCGAAGCTAACACTGGAACAGAAGATGGCTACCAAGGTGAAGACTCTCTATATAACAGAGCATACTACGGAGGAAATAATCCTTTCTTCCAATCTGAAAAGAAAAAGCTTCTTGAAGGATCTAATAAAGAAAAAGCTTCTTTAGCAAACGGGGCTTTAGGCATTATTGAGTTAAATGATGACTATACGCTCAAAAAAGTAATGAAGCCGCTTATTACATCAAACACAGTTACAGACGAAATTGAACGTGCAAACATTTTCAAAAAAGATGGAAAATGGTACTTGTTCACCGATTCTCGCGGATCTAAAATGACGATTGATGGAATCGGACAAGATGACGTTTATATGCTAGGCTATGTTTCAAATACGTTAACAGGAAAATACAAGCCTTTAAATGATACGGGATTAGTTCTTCACATGAATTTAGATCCTAAAGATAAAACATTTACGTATTCTCACTTTGCCGTACCGCAAACAAAAGGTGATAATGTCGTTATTACAAGCTACATGACAAACAGAGGCTTTTATGAAGACAACCACTCTACATTTGCACCAAGCTTCTTAGTAAATATTGACGGTTCAAAAACATCTGTTGTAAAAGATAGTGTTCTTGAACAAGGTCAGTTAACAGTGGATGAAGACTAA
- a CDS encoding glycoside hydrolase family 32 protein — translation MKKKGAYKWLTLAVLLVVIAGLIIAAVSKKEDTKDQGKEKENKSESTYRPVYHFSTPDKWKNDPQKPIYFDGKYHYYYLYNHDYPKGNGTEWRHATSKDLVHWKDEGVAIPKYTNKNGDIWSGSVVEDKENTAGFGKGAIVAIMTQPSADGQKQEQYLWYSTDRGKTFKSYSENPIMPNPGTKDFRDPKVIWDNEHDKWVLVMSEGEKIGFYESSNLKDWTYTGGFVTKDIGITECPDLFQMKADDGTVKWVLGTSANGKESGKPNTYAYWTGNYDGTTFTPDMDEPQWLDHGFDWYGAVTFEDGKNKGSLEKRYAFAWMNNWDYPDKSPTMKEGFNGFDSVTREITLSKQDDDQYSLLSKPVEELNQLTDSTNSLEQVEVNGEKKLKIKGEAYQLDTDISWSDAENVGLRLRESADQKRHIDVGIFAKDNVLYVNRSYSNQPDKSKKYVESRDYFDAGKKNVHLKILVDKTSIEVFVDDGKTVHSSEVFPRHNDQGITLFSQGGTSLFKNIEIKHLRSIQ, via the coding sequence TTGAAGAAAAAAGGTGCTTATAAATGGCTAACGCTTGCCGTTCTTTTAGTTGTAATAGCTGGACTCATTATAGCAGCCGTATCCAAAAAAGAGGATACAAAAGACCAAGGAAAAGAAAAAGAGAATAAAAGTGAATCCACTTATCGCCCCGTGTATCACTTTAGCACACCTGATAAATGGAAAAATGATCCTCAAAAGCCCATTTATTTTGACGGGAAATATCATTACTATTACTTATACAATCATGATTATCCTAAAGGGAACGGGACGGAATGGCGACATGCAACATCTAAAGATTTGGTTCATTGGAAAGATGAAGGAGTAGCTATTCCAAAGTATACAAATAAAAATGGCGATATATGGTCCGGATCCGTTGTAGAGGATAAAGAGAACACAGCAGGCTTTGGTAAAGGCGCAATTGTAGCGATTATGACCCAGCCTTCTGCCGATGGACAAAAGCAAGAACAGTATCTATGGTATAGTACCGATAGAGGAAAAACCTTTAAATCATATAGCGAAAATCCTATCATGCCTAATCCAGGCACCAAAGATTTTAGAGATCCCAAAGTCATATGGGATAATGAACATGACAAGTGGGTTCTCGTCATGTCAGAAGGTGAAAAAATCGGATTTTATGAATCTTCTAATCTAAAGGATTGGACGTATACGGGAGGATTTGTAACTAAAGATATTGGCATTACCGAATGTCCAGATCTTTTTCAAATGAAGGCAGATGACGGGACAGTTAAGTGGGTTCTCGGGACAAGTGCAAATGGAAAAGAAAGCGGAAAGCCAAATACCTATGCTTATTGGACAGGAAATTACGATGGAACAACATTCACTCCCGATATGGACGAGCCGCAATGGCTCGATCATGGCTTCGATTGGTACGGAGCAGTCACGTTTGAAGACGGTAAAAATAAAGGTTCCTTAGAAAAACGCTACGCTTTTGCATGGATGAACAACTGGGATTATCCAGATAAGTCGCCAACGATGAAAGAAGGGTTTAACGGCTTCGATTCAGTAACCCGTGAAATTACGCTTTCAAAACAAGACGACGATCAGTACAGCCTGTTATCAAAGCCTGTAGAAGAATTAAATCAGCTAACTGATTCAACAAACTCTCTTGAACAAGTAGAAGTAAACGGAGAGAAAAAGTTAAAGATAAAAGGTGAAGCTTATCAGCTTGATACAGATATTTCATGGTCAGATGCAGAAAATGTAGGCTTACGACTTCGGGAGTCCGCAGATCAAAAGCGGCACATTGATGTGGGCATTTTTGCAAAAGATAACGTCTTATATGTGAACAGAAGCTATAGCAATCAGCCTGATAAAAGCAAAAAGTATGTGGAAAGCCGTGATTACTTTGATGCAGGCAAGAAAAATGTTCATTTGAAGATATTGGTAGATAAAACAAGCATTGAAGTCTTTGTTGATGATGGAAAAACCGTGCATTCTAGCGAGGTGTTTCCGCGTCACAACGACCAAGGAATTACGCTTTTCTCTCAAGGAGGAACGTCTCTCTTTAAAAATATAGAAATCAAACATCTGCGCTCCATTCAGTAA
- a CDS encoding ferritin-like domain-containing protein, protein MEEKMRQLIEGLNTDLAGEYSAVIQYTYYASTVTGLEYQILKPFFEGEIPDEQGHALYLSEKIKNLGGEPTTKPAEVKHVSNVTEMLKEASKAEKETIQRYEERKKQAEELGLTELVVKLEDMIADETNHMEEMERLLKDPRLS, encoded by the coding sequence ATGGAAGAGAAAATGAGACAACTAATAGAGGGACTTAATACCGATTTAGCGGGTGAATATTCGGCGGTTATTCAGTACACTTACTATGCGTCTACAGTAACCGGCCTAGAATATCAAATTTTAAAACCTTTCTTTGAAGGAGAAATTCCTGACGAGCAAGGACATGCCCTTTATTTATCAGAAAAAATCAAAAACCTTGGCGGTGAGCCAACAACAAAGCCGGCTGAGGTGAAGCACGTCTCAAACGTGACGGAAATGCTTAAAGAAGCGAGCAAGGCTGAAAAAGAAACTATCCAGCGCTACGAAGAGCGTAAAAAGCAAGCAGAAGAGTTAGGGTTAACAGAGCTTGTTGTAAAGCTTGAAGATATGATTGCAGATGAAACAAATCATATGGAAGAAATGGAACGTTTATTAAAAGATCCCCGACTAAGTTAA
- a CDS encoding MDR family MFS transporter — MRKRIMTALLLVTVLAAMEGTIVSTAVPRITSDLSGIELVSWVYAIYMLTTAVSTPIYGKLADLFGRKKVMLVGIIIFLIGSILCGLSFSMQQLIVYRAIQGLGAGVVMPLTMIIIGDLYEEAKERAKAQGWISAVWGVAGVLGPLLGGFLVDTLSWRYIFFLNIPFGLMAFFVLLVNYKEEVVKEKRYIDYIGAVTFSVGTIAFLYALLTGSQHQNWGDPTIIGLFVLAVLTFIGFIYIEKKSPEPLIPLELFSIRSVSVINLLTLLVGSVVISITVYLPIWSQGVLGKSATAAGFVLMPMPVCWTIGSLLSGNLVGRLKTHSILTLGTAIVSTACFMLFLVSTHSPVFLIYVAVGVLGLGMGIITPIFMLVIQSAVPASKRGVAVALNTFTNTFSQTLGSAVFGTIFNLVTLSQAKKLGQENLNASFETGGVPAEELSKLHEILASGVHIIYSGTFLAALLSFAASCLLVRNEHKKIKTISMQK, encoded by the coding sequence ATGAGGAAACGAATCATGACAGCGCTGCTGCTTGTCACTGTTTTAGCTGCAATGGAAGGAACCATTGTCAGTACGGCTGTTCCAAGAATTACAAGTGATTTGTCGGGCATTGAGCTAGTTAGCTGGGTATATGCCATTTATATGCTGACAACTGCTGTATCTACACCTATATACGGAAAGTTAGCGGATCTATTCGGCCGCAAAAAAGTTATGCTTGTTGGAATCATTATTTTCTTAATCGGATCGATACTTTGCGGACTTAGCTTTTCGATGCAACAATTAATTGTCTATAGAGCTATCCAAGGGCTAGGCGCCGGGGTCGTTATGCCGCTTACAATGATTATTATTGGCGACTTGTATGAAGAAGCAAAAGAAAGAGCCAAAGCGCAAGGATGGATTAGCGCAGTTTGGGGAGTTGCGGGAGTTCTCGGGCCTCTTCTTGGGGGATTCTTAGTGGATACGCTGTCTTGGCGCTATATTTTCTTTTTAAATATACCGTTTGGACTAATGGCTTTTTTTGTTCTTTTAGTAAACTATAAAGAAGAAGTGGTAAAAGAAAAACGCTATATCGATTATATTGGAGCGGTGACGTTTTCAGTGGGAACAATTGCGTTTTTATACGCGCTTTTAACCGGAAGTCAGCATCAAAACTGGGGAGATCCGACCATTATAGGGTTATTTGTTCTAGCTGTTCTAACATTCATTGGCTTTATTTATATAGAAAAGAAATCGCCCGAACCTCTTATCCCGCTTGAACTGTTTTCCATTCGAAGTGTATCTGTTATAAACTTATTAACACTTCTTGTCGGATCAGTAGTTATTAGTATTACGGTCTACCTTCCAATTTGGAGTCAAGGAGTTCTGGGGAAAAGTGCAACCGCTGCAGGTTTTGTGTTAATGCCTATGCCCGTATGCTGGACGATTGGTTCATTGCTTTCAGGGAATTTAGTAGGGCGTCTTAAAACGCACTCCATTCTTACGCTAGGTACGGCAATCGTAAGTACGGCATGTTTTATGCTGTTTTTAGTCTCCACCCACTCACCCGTATTTTTAATTTATGTAGCCGTTGGGGTCCTTGGGTTAGGAATGGGTATTATTACGCCTATTTTTATGTTAGTTATTCAATCAGCGGTCCCAGCTAGCAAAAGAGGAGTAGCGGTGGCTCTTAATACGTTTACAAACACATTTAGTCAAACGCTAGGTTCCGCAGTGTTTGGTACAATCTTCAACTTAGTAACGCTGTCGCAAGCAAAGAAATTAGGGCAAGAAAATTTAAATGCTTCGTTTGAGACAGGCGGGGTACCAGCAGAAGAACTGTCAAAGCTGCATGAAATTCTTGCATCAGGTGTTCATATTATTTACAGTGGAACGTTTTTAGCTGCTTTACTAAGTTTTGCTGCCTCATGCTTATTAGTAAGAAACGAACATAAAAAAATAAAGACCATATCTATGCAAAAGTAA
- a CDS encoding glycine C-acetyltransferase, with the protein MTSRRLKEFLNNNLEDLKDKGLYNVINPVEGPNGPVIQIDGKQLINLSSNNYLGLATDERLINACNEATEKYGVGAGAVRTINGTLDIHIKLEEKLAEFKHTEAAIAYQSGFNCNMAAISAVMDKHDAILSDELNHASIIDGCRLSKAKIIPFKHSDMKDLRAKAGEAQKSGSYNKIMVITDGVFSMDGDIAKLPEIVEIAEEFDLITYVDDAHGSGVLGNGMGTVKHFGLSEKVDFQIGTLSKAIGAVGGYVAGKKDLIDWLKVRSRPFLFSTAITPGTAAACIKAIEILSTSTELQQQMWENSRYLKQGLKELGFNIGESETPITPCIIGDENQTQIFSEKLIEEGVYAKSIVFPTVPRGTGRVRNMPTAAHTKEMLDEALRIYKKVGKEMKLI; encoded by the coding sequence ATGACAAGCAGACGTTTAAAAGAATTCTTGAATAATAATTTAGAAGATTTAAAAGATAAAGGGCTATACAATGTCATTAATCCGGTAGAGGGGCCAAACGGACCTGTGATTCAAATTGACGGAAAGCAATTAATTAATTTATCATCCAACAATTATTTGGGTCTTGCTACAGACGAAAGGCTTATTAACGCGTGCAACGAAGCCACTGAAAAATACGGAGTGGGGGCTGGCGCTGTCCGAACGATTAATGGAACTCTAGATATTCATATTAAGCTAGAGGAAAAGCTAGCCGAGTTTAAGCATACAGAAGCAGCTATAGCTTACCAGTCTGGCTTTAACTGTAATATGGCAGCCATCTCCGCGGTTATGGATAAACATGATGCGATTTTATCAGATGAGCTGAATCACGCTTCAATTATTGACGGATGCCGGCTATCAAAAGCAAAAATTATTCCTTTTAAGCATTCGGATATGAAAGATCTTCGTGCAAAAGCAGGCGAAGCACAAAAATCCGGTTCATATAATAAAATAATGGTAATTACCGATGGTGTATTCTCAATGGATGGAGACATTGCTAAGCTTCCGGAAATTGTAGAAATCGCAGAGGAATTTGACTTAATCACATACGTAGATGATGCTCACGGGTCGGGCGTATTAGGGAACGGCATGGGCACAGTCAAACATTTTGGCTTATCTGAAAAAGTAGACTTCCAGATTGGAACATTGTCAAAAGCGATTGGAGCTGTAGGTGGGTATGTAGCGGGAAAAAAAGACTTAATTGACTGGTTAAAAGTAAGAAGCCGTCCGTTTTTGTTCTCGACTGCTATTACACCAGGCACGGCTGCTGCTTGTATTAAAGCAATCGAAATCCTAAGCACAAGTACAGAGCTGCAGCAGCAAATGTGGGAAAACAGTCGTTATTTAAAGCAAGGATTAAAAGAACTAGGTTTTAACATTGGAGAAAGTGAAACGCCTATCACTCCGTGCATCATAGGAGATGAAAACCAAACGCAGATTTTTAGTGAGAAATTAATAGAAGAAGGGGTATACGCTAAATCAATTGTTTTCCCAACCGTTCCAAGAGGGACAGGACGCGTTCGCAATATGCCGACGGCTGCTCATACAAAAGAAATGTTAGATGAAGCACTTCGTATCTACAAAAAAGTAGGCAAGGAAATGAAATTAATCTAA
- a CDS encoding L-threonine 3-dehydrogenase: protein MKKVLITGSLGQIGSELTAKMREIYGSENIIATDIRKTTSDVVTSGPFEILDVTDQTALFTIAKKHKVDTIIHLAALLSATAEQKPLLAWNLNMGGLVNALEVARELQCQFFTPSSIGAFGPTTPKDWTPQDTIQRPTTMYGVNKVAGELLCDYYHHKFGVDTRGLRFPGLISYVTPPGGGTTDYAVEIYYEAVKHKRYTSYIDKGTYMDMMYMPDALNAVIQLMEADGSKLKHRNSFNVSAMSFDPEQMATEIRKTIPEFVLNYQVDPVRQAIAESWPNHIDSSCAIEEWGFKAEYNLEKMTREMLGKLKVESQLVLT, encoded by the coding sequence ATGAAAAAAGTATTAATAACGGGTTCTTTAGGGCAAATCGGTTCTGAGTTAACGGCGAAAATGAGAGAGATATATGGTTCAGAAAATATTATTGCCACTGATATTCGCAAAACGACGAGCGATGTCGTGACTTCAGGTCCATTCGAGATTTTAGATGTAACAGATCAGACTGCGTTATTTACGATCGCTAAAAAGCATAAAGTCGATACTATTATTCACTTGGCTGCGCTGTTATCAGCGACAGCCGAGCAAAAACCGCTTCTAGCTTGGAATCTAAATATGGGCGGATTAGTAAACGCGCTCGAAGTAGCGCGCGAGCTTCAGTGTCAATTTTTTACTCCAAGTTCTATTGGCGCATTTGGTCCAACGACTCCAAAAGACTGGACGCCGCAGGATACAATTCAACGTCCTACCACGATGTATGGGGTTAATAAAGTAGCGGGTGAATTACTTTGCGATTACTACCACCATAAATTCGGAGTAGATACACGAGGGCTACGTTTTCCAGGCTTAATTTCATATGTAACGCCTCCAGGTGGAGGAACAACGGACTACGCTGTTGAAATTTATTATGAAGCCGTTAAGCATAAGCGATATACGTCTTATATTGACAAAGGAACATATATGGATATGATGTATATGCCTGATGCATTAAATGCTGTTATCCAACTAATGGAAGCAGACGGTTCTAAGCTGAAGCACCGAAATTCATTTAACGTTTCTGCCATGAGCTTTGATCCAGAACAAATGGCGACTGAAATCAGAAAAACGATTCCGGAATTTGTGCTGAATTATCAAGTAGATCCTGTTCGACAAGCAATTGCTGAAAGCTGGCCTAACCATATAGATTCCAGCTGTGCGATAGAAGAGTGGGGATTTAAAGCAGAATATAACCTAGAAAAAATGACGAGAGAGATGCTGGGAAAGTTAAAAGTTGAATCACAGCTTGTCTTAACGTAA
- the hutP gene encoding hut operon transcriptional regulator HutP, which translates to MSNKFQQVNDFSMGRLTSLLVLLHNTELAEGIEKEINERGYSYTVGKVGAMELSKVVAAIETSAKTNKIINAQSYREVHALYHAILEAIQGVSRGTLQLGDILRTVGLTFSIVRGKIEFSGSSDEWISVCVYGTIGAPKKGFEHDTLGFGFNHI; encoded by the coding sequence TTGAGCAATAAATTTCAACAAGTTAATGATTTTTCAATGGGAAGATTAACATCTTTACTCGTTCTTTTACATAATACGGAACTAGCTGAAGGTATTGAAAAGGAAATCAATGAGAGAGGATACAGCTACACAGTAGGAAAAGTCGGAGCGATGGAGCTGTCTAAAGTCGTGGCGGCAATTGAAACGAGCGCCAAGACAAACAAAATTATTAATGCCCAGTCGTACCGGGAAGTTCACGCTCTTTATCATGCTATACTTGAAGCCATTCAAGGAGTTAGTCGAGGAACGCTGCAGCTGGGTGATATTTTACGGACGGTAGGACTCACATTTTCAATCGTGCGCGGAAAAATTGAGTTTTCAGGATCAAGCGACGAATGGATTAGCGTTTGTGTGTATGGAACGATAGGTGCGCCTAAAAAAGGCTTTGAACATGATACATTAGGCTTTGGTTTTAACCATATTTAA
- a CDS encoding MFS transporter, giving the protein MNYRNKTVVASVAGLTLEGMDIMFISFAMSMIIAEFHIDLATGGLISSITNIGMLIGGVIFGILADKFGRVRVFTYTVLLFAVGTALTGFAANVEQVYASRFIAGIGAGGEYGIGMALVAEAWPKHKQGRASSYVSIGAQFGVILAALLSSLILPIFGWRALFFVGIIPVIFAFIVRKNLNESPEWLKAQKEKTAVVKNNGKLRQLFATPRTAMTTISLAVMATVQIAGYNGLMIWLPSMLQQSQGLSVSSSALWTISTAVGMIIGMLTFGQFMDRFGSKRTFGIFLLASACAVFLYSYAEGSAGLLIGGAVVGFFSNGMFAGYGALISSHYSVEVRSTATNTIFNFGRALGGLSPILVGYLLQSYDMTVAMTYLAGLYCISFIFMVSLKKTGEKKVKQMNAQSVL; this is encoded by the coding sequence ATGAATTATCGTAACAAGACAGTTGTAGCATCAGTAGCAGGTTTGACGTTAGAAGGGATGGACATTATGTTTATCTCGTTTGCTATGTCAATGATTATTGCTGAATTTCACATTGATTTAGCAACAGGTGGACTTATTTCTTCTATTACGAATATAGGAATGCTGATAGGTGGAGTCATCTTCGGAATTTTAGCAGATAAATTTGGAAGAGTACGGGTTTTTACCTACACGGTTCTTCTATTTGCAGTCGGAACGGCATTAACAGGTTTTGCAGCAAATGTTGAACAAGTGTATGCTTCACGTTTTATTGCCGGAATTGGGGCTGGAGGAGAGTACGGGATCGGTATGGCTCTTGTTGCAGAAGCGTGGCCGAAACATAAGCAAGGACGAGCTTCATCCTATGTTAGTATTGGCGCACAATTTGGAGTGATCCTTGCGGCGCTTTTAAGTTCTCTGATCCTGCCGATTTTCGGATGGAGAGCGCTGTTTTTTGTCGGAATTATCCCCGTCATTTTCGCTTTTATCGTACGAAAAAATTTAAACGAATCTCCTGAGTGGCTAAAAGCTCAAAAAGAGAAAACAGCGGTTGTTAAAAATAATGGCAAGCTTCGTCAATTATTCGCTACGCCTAGGACGGCGATGACGACTATTTCGCTGGCAGTGATGGCTACAGTTCAAATTGCAGGCTATAACGGACTCATGATATGGCTTCCGTCTATGCTTCAGCAATCACAAGGCCTTTCTGTTTCAAGTTCAGCTCTTTGGACAATCAGTACAGCCGTTGGAATGATTATAGGCATGCTAACATTTGGTCAATTTATGGATCGTTTTGGATCGAAACGTACTTTTGGAATCTTTCTTCTGGCTTCAGCTTGTGCGGTATTTTTATACTCTTATGCCGAAGGAAGTGCAGGGCTGCTTATAGGAGGAGCTGTGGTCGGATTTTTCTCAAACGGAATGTTCGCGGGATACGGAGCATTGATAAGCAGCCACTATTCAGTAGAAGTTCGCAGTACTGCAACGAACACCATTTTTAACTTTGGGCGAGCGCTCGGAGGATTATCACCCATTCTTGTCGGCTATCTTTTGCAAAGCTATGACATGACGGTAGCGATGACGTACTTGGCGGGGCTGTACTGTATTTCGTTTATTTTTATGGTGAGTCTTAAAAAAACGGGCGAAAAGAAAGTGAAACAAATGAACGCTCAATCTGTTCTTTAA